A genomic stretch from Lathyrus oleraceus cultivar Zhongwan6 chromosome 2, CAAS_Psat_ZW6_1.0, whole genome shotgun sequence includes:
- the LOC127117961 gene encoding abscisic-aldehyde oxidase isoform X2: MCVSLFGALVNAEKNNRPEPPSGFSKVTGFEAEKAIAGNLCRCTGYRPIADACKSFAADVDMEDLGLNSFWRKGESKDLKLSRLPQYDNHHNNIKFPMFLKDIKHDLLLASKKNSWHKPTSLEELQNLLELNHANGTRIKVVANNTGMGYYKDKEGYDKYIDLKGISELSKIRKDQSGIEIGAAVTISNAIEVLKQQSKSDFISDFVMILEKIADHFEKVASGFIRNTASLGGNLIMAQKNNFPSDIATILLAVDSMVHIMSGTQFEWLTLEEFLERPPLSLESVLLSIKILNLEIIRSTSSKQRNRFYFETYRASPRPLGNALPYLNAAFLVEVSPSEDSGGSMIDTCRLSFGANGNEHTIRAKNVEEFLTGKMLSFSILYEAVNLLTSSIVPKDENSKTAYRSSLAASFVFQFFNPLIEISAGATNFSNGYSSFPFVKDFELKENQKQVHHDNTPTLLSSGKQILEAGNEYHPIGKTITKSGASLQASGEAVFVDDIPSPPNCLHGAYIYSSKPLARVKNIKLSPKLQLDGVRDVISSKDIPIGGENIGSKTIFGTEPLFVEEIARCVGDRLAVVVADSQKLADMAANSTIVSYDIENLESPILSVEDAVKRSSFFEVPPFLFPKNVGDISKGMAEADHKILSAELKLGSQYYFYMETQTALAVPDEDNCITVYASNQCPEFTHSTIARCLGIPENNVRVITRRVGGGFGGKAIKAISTAAACALAAHKLCRPVRMYLNRKTDMILAGGRHPMKITYSAGFKNDGKITALELEILVDAGIYMDISVVMPHNIVTALKKYDWGALSFDIKVCQTNLPSRSAMRGPGEVQGSFIAEHIIENVAATLSIDVDSVRSINLHTHKSLQSFYDHCYGEPFEYTLPSIWSKIAVSANYEQRTEMVKEFNRINIWRKRGISRVPVVYQLSLRPTPGKVSILSDGSVVVEVGGIELGQGLWTKVKQMAAFALGTIQCDETESLLDKVRVVQADTVSLIQGGFTAGSTTSETCCEAVRLSCDTLVERLKPLKEKLQEEMGSIKWETLILQAYMQSVNLSASSLYVPSNNSTMYLNYGAAVSEVEIDLLTGRTKFLQTDIIYDCGQSLNPAVDLGQIEGAFVQGLGFFMLEEYGTDLNGMSLADGTWNYKIPTIDTIPQQFNVQILNSGHHQHRVLSSKASGEPPLLLAASVHCATRAAIKEARKQLLSWSNLDESDSIFQLGVPANMPMVKELSGLDVVERYLKWKMSMV, encoded by the exons ATGTGTGTTTCCCTCTTTGGAGCTCTTGTCAATGCTGAAAAGAATAATCGTCCAGAGCCACCTTCTGGATTCTCCAAAGTTACTGGTTTTGAGGCTGAAAAAGCTATTGCAGGGAACCTTTGCCGCTGCACTGGCTACCGGCCAATTGCTGATGCCTGCAAAAGTTTCGCAGCTGATGTTGATATGGAGGATTTAGGGTTGAACTCTTTCTGGAGAAAGGGAGAGAGCAAGGACTTGAAGCTTAGTAGGTTGCCTCAATATGACAATCATCACAATAACATCAAATTTCCTATGTTTCTGAAGGATATTAAACATGATTTGTTGTTGGCTTCTAAGAAAAACAGTTGGCACAAACCTACTAGTTTAGAGGAGCTTCAGAACTTATTGGAATTAAACCATGCCAACGGAACCAGGATAAAAGTTGTTGCTAATAATACCGGTATGGGATATTACAAAGATAAAGAAGGATATGATAAGTATATTGATCTAAAGGGCATTTCTGAGCTCTCAAAGATCAGAAAGGATCAATCAGGGATTGAAATTGGAGCGGCAGTGACCATATCTAACGCTATTGAAGTACTAAAGCAGCAAAGCAAGAGTGACTTTATCTCAGACTTTGTAATGATACTTGAAAAGATTGCTGACCATTTTGAAAAAGTTGCTTCGGGGTTTATTAGAAACACGGCCAGTCTAGGTGGAAATTTAATTATGGCACAAAAGAACAATTTTCCTTCAGATATTGCTACTATACTTCTTGCTGTGGATTCGATGGTTCATATAATGAGTGGCACACAGTTTGAATGGTTAACGTTGGAGGAATTTTTGGAAAGACCGCCATTAAGTTTGGAAAGTGTACTTTTAAGCATTAAAATTCTAAATTTGGAAATCATTAGAAGTACATCTTCAAAACAAAGAAATAGATTCTACTTTGAAACTTACCGAGCTTCTCCTAGACCGCTTGGAAATGCCCTTCCATACTTAAATGCCGCTTTCCTTGTTGAGGTGTCTCCTAGCGAAGATTCTGGTGGTTCCATGATAGACACTTGTAGGCTGTCTTTTGGTGCTAATGGGAATGAGCACACAATCAGAGCAAAAAATGTTGAGGAATTTTTAACAGGAAAGATGTTAAGTTTTAGCATTCTGTATGAAGCCGTCAACTTGCTTACATCCTCTATTGTCCCTAAAGATGAAAACTCAAAAACTGCATACCGTTCAAGTTTGGCAGCTAGTTTTGTTTTTCAGTTCTTTAACCCTCTAATTGAAATTTCTGCGGGAGCGACCAACTTCTCAAATGGATATTCTAGTTTTCCTTTTGTGAAGGATTTTGAACTAAAAGAGAATCAGAAGCAGGTTCATCATGACAACACTCCAACTTTATTGTCTTCTGGGAAGCAAATCCTTGAAGCAGGAAATGAATATCACCCCATTGGAAAAACAATCACTAAGTCAGGAGCTTCCCTACAAGCTTCAG GCGAGGCTGTGTTTGTGGATGACATTCCTTCACCACCAAATTGCCTACATGGAGCTTATATATATAGTTCAAAACCTTTGGCAAGGGTGAAGAATATAAAACTCAGCCCTAAATTGCAGCTGGATGGAGTAAGAGATGTCATTTCAAGTAAAGACATTCCCATTGGAGGAGAAAACATTGGATCTAAGACAATATTTGGCACAGAACCTTTATTTGTAGAAGAGATAGCCAGATGTGTTGGCGATCGTCTGGCTGTTGTG GTTGCAGATAGTCAGAAACTTGCAGATATGGCAGCAAACTCAACCATTGTTAGTTATGATATTGAAAACCTTGAATCACCTATTCTATCTGTTGAAGATGCAGTTAAAAGATCAAGCTTTTTTGAAGTTCCTCCTTTTCTCTTTCCAAAAAATGTTGGTGATATATCAAAAGGAATGGCTGAAGCTGATCACAAAATTCTTTCTGCCGAG TTGAAACTGGGGTCTCAATACTATTTCTATATGGAGACACAAACTGCACTTGCTGTGCCGGACGAAGACAATTGCATTACAGTTTACGCTTCAAATCAGTGCCCTGAATTTACTCATTCTACTATAGCAAGATGCCTTGGTATTCCTGAAAATAATGTACGAGTAATTACAAGAAGGGTCGGGGGAGGTTTTGGAGGAAAGGCCATAAAAGCAATATCT ACTGCTGCAGCTTGTGCACTCGCAGCACATAAATTATGTCGCCCTGTCAGGATGTATCTGAATCGAAAGACTGATATGATATTGGCTGGAGGAAGACATCCCATGAAGATTACATACAGTGCTGGGTTTAAGAATGATGGGAAAATAACTGCATTAGAACTTGAGATATTAGTCGATGCTGGTATATATATGGATATAAGTGTAGTAATGCCACATAACATAGTTACAGCACTAAAAAAGTATGACTGGGGTGCACTATCTTTTGATATAAAGGTATGCCAAACAAATCTTCCCAGTAGATCTGCAATGAGGGGCCCTGGGGAAGTGCAGGGATCATTTATCGCTGAACATATTATAGAAAATGTTGCAGCTACACTTTCAATAGATGTAGATTCTGTCAGAAGCATTAATCTTCACACGCACAAAAGTCTTCAATCATTCTATGATCATTGTTATGGCGAACCTTTTGAGTATACATTGCCTTCAATATGGAGTAAGATAGCTGTTTCTGCAAATTATGAACAAAGAACCGAAATGGTGAAAGAGTTTAACAGAATTAATATTTGGAGAAAAAGGGGAATTTCTCGAGTACCAGTTGTGTATCAACTGTCTCTTAGACCAACTCCTGGAAAAGTGAGTATTTTGTCGGATGGGTCTGTTGTTGTTGAAGTTGGAGGAATTGAACTGGGTCAGGGTCTATGGACAAAGGTGAAACAGATGGCTGCATTTGCCCTCGGTACAATTCAATGTGATGAAACTGAAAGTCTCTTAGACAAAGTAAGGGTTGTACAAGCTGACACGGTGAGCTTGATTCAAGGGGGGTTTACTGCTGGGAGCACCACATCAGAGACATGCTGTGAAGCAGTTAGGCTTAGCTGTGATACCTTGGTTGAGAGGTTGAAGCCTCTCAAGGAAAAGCTGCAGGAAGAAATGGGCTCTATCAAGTGGGAGACACTTATTCTTCAG GCATACATGCAATCTGTGAACTTATCAGCGTCTTCATTATACGTACCCAGCAATAACTCGACAATGTACCTTAATTATGGTGCTGCAGTAAGTGAG GTGGAAATAGATCTTCTGACTGGAAGAACCAAATTTCTTCAAACAGATATCATCTATGATTGTGGACAAAGTCTCAATCCTGCTGTGGATTTAGGACAG ATTGAAGGAGCTTTTGTCCAGGGTTTGGGGTTCTTCATGCTTGAAGAATACGGAACAGATCTTAATGGTATGTCATTGGCAGACGGCACATGGAACTATAAAATCCCTACAATAGACACTATCCCTCAACAGTTTAATGTTCAAATCCTCAACAGTGGGCATCACCAGCATCGTGTGCTTTCCTCAAAGG CTTCTGGCGAGCCACCCCTACTTCTGGCAGCTTCGGTTCACTGTGCCACAAGAGCAGCAATCAAAGAAGCAAGGAAACAGCTTCTTTCATGGAGCAACTTGGATGAATCAGATTCAATATTTCAGTTGGGGGTTCCAGCAAACATGCCTATGGTAAAGGAACTTAGTGGACTAGACGTTGTAGAAAGATACTTAAAATGGAAGATGAGCATGGTGTAG
- the LOC127117961 gene encoding abscisic-aldehyde oxidase isoform X1, producing MEVKMSENQTSLVFVINGEKFELSSVDSSTTLLEFLRTQTRFKSVKLGCGEGGCGACVVIISKYDPLLDRIEDFTASSCLTLLCSIHGCSITTSEGIGNSKQGFHPIHERFAGFHASQCGFCTPGMCVSLFGALVNAEKNNRPEPPSGFSKVTGFEAEKAIAGNLCRCTGYRPIADACKSFAADVDMEDLGLNSFWRKGESKDLKLSRLPQYDNHHNNIKFPMFLKDIKHDLLLASKKNSWHKPTSLEELQNLLELNHANGTRIKVVANNTGMGYYKDKEGYDKYIDLKGISELSKIRKDQSGIEIGAAVTISNAIEVLKQQSKSDFISDFVMILEKIADHFEKVASGFIRNTASLGGNLIMAQKNNFPSDIATILLAVDSMVHIMSGTQFEWLTLEEFLERPPLSLESVLLSIKILNLEIIRSTSSKQRNRFYFETYRASPRPLGNALPYLNAAFLVEVSPSEDSGGSMIDTCRLSFGANGNEHTIRAKNVEEFLTGKMLSFSILYEAVNLLTSSIVPKDENSKTAYRSSLAASFVFQFFNPLIEISAGATNFSNGYSSFPFVKDFELKENQKQVHHDNTPTLLSSGKQILEAGNEYHPIGKTITKSGASLQASGEAVFVDDIPSPPNCLHGAYIYSSKPLARVKNIKLSPKLQLDGVRDVISSKDIPIGGENIGSKTIFGTEPLFVEEIARCVGDRLAVVVADSQKLADMAANSTIVSYDIENLESPILSVEDAVKRSSFFEVPPFLFPKNVGDISKGMAEADHKILSAELKLGSQYYFYMETQTALAVPDEDNCITVYASNQCPEFTHSTIARCLGIPENNVRVITRRVGGGFGGKAIKAISTAAACALAAHKLCRPVRMYLNRKTDMILAGGRHPMKITYSAGFKNDGKITALELEILVDAGIYMDISVVMPHNIVTALKKYDWGALSFDIKVCQTNLPSRSAMRGPGEVQGSFIAEHIIENVAATLSIDVDSVRSINLHTHKSLQSFYDHCYGEPFEYTLPSIWSKIAVSANYEQRTEMVKEFNRINIWRKRGISRVPVVYQLSLRPTPGKVSILSDGSVVVEVGGIELGQGLWTKVKQMAAFALGTIQCDETESLLDKVRVVQADTVSLIQGGFTAGSTTSETCCEAVRLSCDTLVERLKPLKEKLQEEMGSIKWETLILQAYMQSVNLSASSLYVPSNNSTMYLNYGAAVSEVEIDLLTGRTKFLQTDIIYDCGQSLNPAVDLGQIEGAFVQGLGFFMLEEYGTDLNGMSLADGTWNYKIPTIDTIPQQFNVQILNSGHHQHRVLSSKASGEPPLLLAASVHCATRAAIKEARKQLLSWSNLDESDSIFQLGVPANMPMVKELSGLDVVERYLKWKMSMV from the exons ATGGAAGTGAAGATGAGTGAGAATCAAACAAGTTTGGTTTTCGTTATCAATGGCGAAAAGTTTGAGCTATCCAGCGTCGACTCGTCCACCACTTTGCTTGAGTTCTTGCGTACTCAAACTCGATTCAAGAGTGTTAAGCTCGGTTGTGGCGAAG GTGGTTGTGGTGCTTGCGTAGTTATAATATCCAAATATGATCCATTGCTTGACAGAATTGAAGATTTCACCGCAAGCTCTTGTCTCACACTACTTTGTAGCATACATGGATGTTCAATAACAACAAGTGAAGGCATTGGAAATAGCAAACAAGGATTTCATCCGATTCATGAAAGATTTGCTGGATTCCATGCTTCTCAATGTGGCTTTTGTACTCCTGGAATGTGTGTTTCCCTCTTTGGAGCTCTTGTCAATGCTGAAAAGAATAATCGTCCAGAGCCACCTTCTGGATTCTCCAAAGTTACTGGTTTTGAGGCTGAAAAAGCTATTGCAGGGAACCTTTGCCGCTGCACTGGCTACCGGCCAATTGCTGATGCCTGCAAAAGTTTCGCAGCTGATGTTGATATGGAGGATTTAGGGTTGAACTCTTTCTGGAGAAAGGGAGAGAGCAAGGACTTGAAGCTTAGTAGGTTGCCTCAATATGACAATCATCACAATAACATCAAATTTCCTATGTTTCTGAAGGATATTAAACATGATTTGTTGTTGGCTTCTAAGAAAAACAGTTGGCACAAACCTACTAGTTTAGAGGAGCTTCAGAACTTATTGGAATTAAACCATGCCAACGGAACCAGGATAAAAGTTGTTGCTAATAATACCGGTATGGGATATTACAAAGATAAAGAAGGATATGATAAGTATATTGATCTAAAGGGCATTTCTGAGCTCTCAAAGATCAGAAAGGATCAATCAGGGATTGAAATTGGAGCGGCAGTGACCATATCTAACGCTATTGAAGTACTAAAGCAGCAAAGCAAGAGTGACTTTATCTCAGACTTTGTAATGATACTTGAAAAGATTGCTGACCATTTTGAAAAAGTTGCTTCGGGGTTTATTAGAAACACGGCCAGTCTAGGTGGAAATTTAATTATGGCACAAAAGAACAATTTTCCTTCAGATATTGCTACTATACTTCTTGCTGTGGATTCGATGGTTCATATAATGAGTGGCACACAGTTTGAATGGTTAACGTTGGAGGAATTTTTGGAAAGACCGCCATTAAGTTTGGAAAGTGTACTTTTAAGCATTAAAATTCTAAATTTGGAAATCATTAGAAGTACATCTTCAAAACAAAGAAATAGATTCTACTTTGAAACTTACCGAGCTTCTCCTAGACCGCTTGGAAATGCCCTTCCATACTTAAATGCCGCTTTCCTTGTTGAGGTGTCTCCTAGCGAAGATTCTGGTGGTTCCATGATAGACACTTGTAGGCTGTCTTTTGGTGCTAATGGGAATGAGCACACAATCAGAGCAAAAAATGTTGAGGAATTTTTAACAGGAAAGATGTTAAGTTTTAGCATTCTGTATGAAGCCGTCAACTTGCTTACATCCTCTATTGTCCCTAAAGATGAAAACTCAAAAACTGCATACCGTTCAAGTTTGGCAGCTAGTTTTGTTTTTCAGTTCTTTAACCCTCTAATTGAAATTTCTGCGGGAGCGACCAACTTCTCAAATGGATATTCTAGTTTTCCTTTTGTGAAGGATTTTGAACTAAAAGAGAATCAGAAGCAGGTTCATCATGACAACACTCCAACTTTATTGTCTTCTGGGAAGCAAATCCTTGAAGCAGGAAATGAATATCACCCCATTGGAAAAACAATCACTAAGTCAGGAGCTTCCCTACAAGCTTCAG GCGAGGCTGTGTTTGTGGATGACATTCCTTCACCACCAAATTGCCTACATGGAGCTTATATATATAGTTCAAAACCTTTGGCAAGGGTGAAGAATATAAAACTCAGCCCTAAATTGCAGCTGGATGGAGTAAGAGATGTCATTTCAAGTAAAGACATTCCCATTGGAGGAGAAAACATTGGATCTAAGACAATATTTGGCACAGAACCTTTATTTGTAGAAGAGATAGCCAGATGTGTTGGCGATCGTCTGGCTGTTGTG GTTGCAGATAGTCAGAAACTTGCAGATATGGCAGCAAACTCAACCATTGTTAGTTATGATATTGAAAACCTTGAATCACCTATTCTATCTGTTGAAGATGCAGTTAAAAGATCAAGCTTTTTTGAAGTTCCTCCTTTTCTCTTTCCAAAAAATGTTGGTGATATATCAAAAGGAATGGCTGAAGCTGATCACAAAATTCTTTCTGCCGAG TTGAAACTGGGGTCTCAATACTATTTCTATATGGAGACACAAACTGCACTTGCTGTGCCGGACGAAGACAATTGCATTACAGTTTACGCTTCAAATCAGTGCCCTGAATTTACTCATTCTACTATAGCAAGATGCCTTGGTATTCCTGAAAATAATGTACGAGTAATTACAAGAAGGGTCGGGGGAGGTTTTGGAGGAAAGGCCATAAAAGCAATATCT ACTGCTGCAGCTTGTGCACTCGCAGCACATAAATTATGTCGCCCTGTCAGGATGTATCTGAATCGAAAGACTGATATGATATTGGCTGGAGGAAGACATCCCATGAAGATTACATACAGTGCTGGGTTTAAGAATGATGGGAAAATAACTGCATTAGAACTTGAGATATTAGTCGATGCTGGTATATATATGGATATAAGTGTAGTAATGCCACATAACATAGTTACAGCACTAAAAAAGTATGACTGGGGTGCACTATCTTTTGATATAAAGGTATGCCAAACAAATCTTCCCAGTAGATCTGCAATGAGGGGCCCTGGGGAAGTGCAGGGATCATTTATCGCTGAACATATTATAGAAAATGTTGCAGCTACACTTTCAATAGATGTAGATTCTGTCAGAAGCATTAATCTTCACACGCACAAAAGTCTTCAATCATTCTATGATCATTGTTATGGCGAACCTTTTGAGTATACATTGCCTTCAATATGGAGTAAGATAGCTGTTTCTGCAAATTATGAACAAAGAACCGAAATGGTGAAAGAGTTTAACAGAATTAATATTTGGAGAAAAAGGGGAATTTCTCGAGTACCAGTTGTGTATCAACTGTCTCTTAGACCAACTCCTGGAAAAGTGAGTATTTTGTCGGATGGGTCTGTTGTTGTTGAAGTTGGAGGAATTGAACTGGGTCAGGGTCTATGGACAAAGGTGAAACAGATGGCTGCATTTGCCCTCGGTACAATTCAATGTGATGAAACTGAAAGTCTCTTAGACAAAGTAAGGGTTGTACAAGCTGACACGGTGAGCTTGATTCAAGGGGGGTTTACTGCTGGGAGCACCACATCAGAGACATGCTGTGAAGCAGTTAGGCTTAGCTGTGATACCTTGGTTGAGAGGTTGAAGCCTCTCAAGGAAAAGCTGCAGGAAGAAATGGGCTCTATCAAGTGGGAGACACTTATTCTTCAG GCATACATGCAATCTGTGAACTTATCAGCGTCTTCATTATACGTACCCAGCAATAACTCGACAATGTACCTTAATTATGGTGCTGCAGTAAGTGAG GTGGAAATAGATCTTCTGACTGGAAGAACCAAATTTCTTCAAACAGATATCATCTATGATTGTGGACAAAGTCTCAATCCTGCTGTGGATTTAGGACAG ATTGAAGGAGCTTTTGTCCAGGGTTTGGGGTTCTTCATGCTTGAAGAATACGGAACAGATCTTAATGGTATGTCATTGGCAGACGGCACATGGAACTATAAAATCCCTACAATAGACACTATCCCTCAACAGTTTAATGTTCAAATCCTCAACAGTGGGCATCACCAGCATCGTGTGCTTTCCTCAAAGG CTTCTGGCGAGCCACCCCTACTTCTGGCAGCTTCGGTTCACTGTGCCACAAGAGCAGCAATCAAAGAAGCAAGGAAACAGCTTCTTTCATGGAGCAACTTGGATGAATCAGATTCAATATTTCAGTTGGGGGTTCCAGCAAACATGCCTATGGTAAAGGAACTTAGTGGACTAGACGTTGTAGAAAGATACTTAAAATGGAAGATGAGCATGGTGTAG
- the LOC127117962 gene encoding uncharacterized protein LOC127117962, translating to MNKDKIFKLAKGFRGRAKNCIRIARERVEKALQYSYRDRRTKKRDMRSLWIQRINAGTRVHGVNYGNFMHGLNKENIQLNRKVLSEISMHEPYSFKSLVDISRNAFPGNKNVVVPPRKVSF from the exons ATGAATAAGGATAAGATATTCAAGCTAGCAAAGGGGTTCAGGGGGAGAGCGAAGAACTGTATTAGGATTGCAAGGGAGAGAGTGGAGAAGGCATTGCAATATTCCTACAGGGACCGCCGAACGAAAAAGAGGGACATGCGATCCCTTTGGATCCAACGGATTAATGCTGGCACTCGTGTTCATGGT GTCAATTATGGGAACTTCATGCATGGGCTAAATAAGGAGAATATTCAACTTAACAGAAAGGTTTTGTCCGAGATATCTATGCATGAACCCTACAGTTTCAAGTCACTGGTAGACATATCTCGAAATGCTTTTCCTGGAAACAAGAACGTGGTTGTCCCTCCAAGAAAGGTGTCCTTTTAG